The genomic segment GGTCGAGCAACTATTTTGAATCCCAATGTTTCTGCTCCGTTCATTGCTTCTCGTATCACTTTACCGTCTTTGTCCAAAATTGCTTCTGTTCCTTTCATTACATCGTAGTTAAAGAAATAGGTGAGGGTCTCAGGATTAACATGATTGCGCTGGCGATCAACAAAAAAACCTTCAGGGAGATGATTAGGATCAGCATTCGGACCGTCGGTGAGGATCAGGTCGTAATCAGTTACTGGATGATCCTCGTTATCACGCACTCGAAAGATCATCATTGAGAACTTGTCATGGATGAAATATCGATGAGTTAAGAAAAAGCGTGTCTCGACTTCCAATCTTTCGCTCTTCTGGACGTTCTCCGTTTCAGTAGCGAATTGTTCGCACAGTTGCTTGTACTGGGCATTCGTCTGCACTTTGATGCATGCGAGGATTGCATCAAAGGTTTCCTGGCTTTTCTCATCGTTCGAGGTTACATTGACGCTACGCATAATACCCATTTCTTCGCCTGAGTGAGATTTACCACTTATAACCCGAAAGGCGGTCTTAGGTGCCTCAACAATCAATTCGACTTTTAACTCATCTGCTATGAATTCGCCATCCTCGCCCAATTTTGGCCTTGGTGCTTCTTGAACCAGTTTAATGTAAGTGCCACAGAGGTTTGCGGCTGCGACACGCACTACTCCATCCGAACCGATCTCGCCAGTATAGGCATTAATATTGTCATAAAACGCTCGGTCTATGTACTGCCCAGTTAGAACAAATGGGAATACTCCATCAGTCCCAATTTGACTTTCGCCACTACGAATCCAGTTGGTATTGAGATTCCATGCTTCGGCGCTGCCAAGCTCAAGCCAGTCGAGTACTCCCTGACCAGGTTCTACTCCACCAAACCAAAATTTTAATCGGCTTAAACGTCCTTTACCGAGCTGAGCTAATGCTGAACCATAGTTGGCAGGTGCTAACATGACAAGGTGGCTCATCGGGCAGATTCCGTTTTCAGAAACTGTCTCATAGTAACGATGCCACCAATCGCGAATTACTGGACCTCCGGTTGAATGTGTAATACACACGAAACGGGTTCCAGCTTGCAAGATACCAGAAAGTTGATCTTTAACCGCAGCGCGAAATGCTTTTGAGATATCACTAACGCGAACTTCATCGTGGAAACTAATGTATCGGCCGAGGAATATCTCTTCGACTTGGATATCGATCCCTGCTGTATTAGCTTGCTCGCGCAGACGAATAGGTAATCCTCCATAGGTGTCAGTATTGGTGACACTCCAGCCATGAACGAACACTACAACTTTTTTAATTGGCATTTAAGTTCTCCTTTTTGCACTTTGGGTGCTGTCATTCTTTCATGAGCTCTATTTTATCAATCGAAAGTGGGTCAATATTTTCGTAATCTTCAAGCATCAACAATTGAGAATTTAATACTATTCTGTTCTTGAGTTGTTGTCCATCTTTTAGCATTATGTCAACAATTTGAAAACCCATGCCACTTTCTGGAAGTTCCATGAGATACTGAATATGCTCTTCCTTAAGTTGAATCTTTTTTTTGGCACTACTTTCCATAGGGTTTCGTGCCTGAGTAAGTATTGTTTGAAGTTCCATTTTTAAAATAAGCTTCAACTCCGCCACCATTGCGGCCAAAAGCTGGTTGAACGATGCCTCTTTGAAGAATATCAGTTGTCTTTGGCTGAATACTAAATGCCCACTTTAATTGCTCGTCATTTGGTAACGCATATCTATCAATGGGGTCATCACTGAGTCGCACGCACAGTGAATAGTCTAAATTGGTTGTAGTGAATGTGCCGGGGAGGAGTCTATTGTTCACAAAATCAATGCGCTTGTCATTTTTGTATGCAGATAGCCTCACGAATAGTTCCTTGCCATTAGCGGTTTCCTGTGAGCTCTCAGCGGCTCCTTTACCACCAGACTCTCTACTTTTGGCTTTGTTTTGACTTTCAGTAAAATAGCGAGATTCAGTTATTTTACTGCGTGGGACTAAAGAAATTGAACTTGTTTCAATTGATAATTTGTTGGCTTTATTTAGCATTATTGAATAACCTTCTGTAATTGTTTTTCGTTTGAACTCCGAGAACTGATTGTCATAATCAATAATTAATTCGGAGTTATAAACAACAAAACTCTCCTTATTTACCTTGCCATATCTTCTTGCTTCGATAATCTGATAGCCCATCCCCGTCTCTGAGAGAGATAGGAACTTCGCTTGGTCTAAATCGGATGCTTTAAATATCATTTCGTTCTCCTTTAATTTGTTAGGCTTTCAATGACTCAGTCTCAAGCAAAAATGAATTTCTTCTTGTTTCTATTTTCTTAAATGTCACATTAGGAGTATTTTTTCTGACTGCTTTAATAATTTTAGTCCTATATTCAATATCACATCTTAGTCCGAATATTACTTCTCGCAATAAGCCCGGATATGGTATTTCCTTTCCACCTGCTTGTGTGACATACCTCCATTCACGCTCGTATGCCCATTCATCAGACTTTGTATAAATGACTGTCTTGAGATTTTTATCATCGATACCAACAGAGATTGTTGTAGTTGCATCATTTCGAGAAGTTGTAAGAGCATATGAAAATTGAGCTTTAACGCTATCCATATCTAATTCTGGAAATTTCTTTGTGTATTGTACTGGCTTACAATACACAGCATCATTTATTTCATAGCCTAAGCAATATCCTCTATGGTTATCTGAATAATGCGACCACATGAGCATATTTTTATCAGTTTCCGATAAACTTACAACACCTATCTCTGATAGTTTTTTCTCAATAGCTCGTATTACATCTGTTGAACGTACTCTTTTTATTTTTACGGGGGCTCTATCTTCAATCTTTTTGAATAATCCCAGAACGTAATCTAATGACTTGGATTGTTCTACTCTTTTAAGTAACTCTTTTCTTTTAAACATAGACATCCCGAAAAAAGGAAACCCATAATCAACAGATTTTTTTAGAGTTATTATCCATGAGGCTGCTTTGTTTTGCTTTTCAAAATTGTCCAACGCATTGCCAGCAATGCCACTAAAAATGGATGCGTTACAATCAAATGGGTCATTGAACGAATGAGGAATGGCAGCCCATAATGTCCCATTCTCGATCATTGAAATCGAATAGTTATTAAAAACCCTGTATTTATAAAGCAACTTTATTTGACCTATATAAGCTAGTAATTAATACTATCACTCGTATTTTTTTGATTTAAATAATTATAGTAGTCTAATGATAAAAAAACAACAACAAAATATAGTGATGTGATTAATAAGCTGCATTGTAGAATTTACTGAGCTGTTATCGACTGTTATGCTATTATATTCACTCAAATCAGATATGAGGAAATGAATCTATGAAGATAGCTATTGTATTTCCGGGGCAGGGTTCCCAGTTTGTCGGGATGGGGAAAGACCTGTATGATAATTTTGAAGAGGCGAGGGCTATATATAAAGAAGCATCTGATGCGCTTGGGTATGATGTAGCCGGCCTGAGTTTTAACGGGCCTGAGGAAGAGCTTAACAAGACATTCCGCACACAGCCCGCGCTTTTGACAGCAAGTTATGCGGCATTTGTTATTTTGAAAAATAAAGGCGTTAATCCTGCTTTCATGGCTGGACACAGCCTTGGTGAATATACTACGCTCCCTGCTTCAGGCATTCTCTCTTTTAAAGAAACAGTAAAGCTTACAGAGAAGAGGGGGCAGTTTATGCAGGAGGCGGTGCCTGAGGGCAAGGGGCTGATGGCGGCTATCCTCGGGCTTGAGAGGGCGCAAGTGGATGGAATTTGTGCTTCAGTTAAAAGCGGTTATGTATCCTCTGCAAACTATAACTCTCCGGGGCAGGTAGTTATTGCAGGCGAGAAGTCGGCTGTTGAGGAGGCGATGAGCCTTGCGAAAGAGGCGGGCGCGAAGCGTGCATTGCCGCTTGCGGTCTCAGTTCCTTCACATTGCCAGATGATGAGCCCTGCTTCCCAAAGGCTTTCAGAATTGTTGAATACTCTGGAATTCAGTGCGCCTAAGGTTCCGCTCATTAATAATGCGGATGCAAAGATACTGA from the Nitrospirota bacterium genome contains:
- a CDS encoding phospholipase, which produces MPIKKVVVFVHGWSVTNTDTYGGLPIRLREQANTAGIDIQVEEIFLGRYISFHDEVRVSDISKAFRAAVKDQLSGILQAGTRFVCITHSTGGPVIRDWWHRYYETVSENGICPMSHLVMLAPANYGSALAQLGKGRLSRLKFWFGGVEPGQGVLDWLELGSAEAWNLNTNWIRSGESQIGTDGVFPFVLTGQYIDRAFYDNINAYTGEIGSDGVVRVAAANLCGTYIKLVQEAPRPKLGEDGEFIADELKVELIVEAPKTAFRVISGKSHSGEEMGIMRSVNVTSNDEKSQETFDAILACIKVQTNAQYKQLCEQFATETENVQKSERLEVETRFFLTHRYFIHDKFSMMIFRVRDNEDHPVTDYDLILTDGPNADPNHLPEGFFVDRQRNHVNPETLTYFFNYDVMKGTEAILDKDGKVIREAMNGAETLGFKIVARPDKGFVHYLPCEFKATREMLMKALHRNSTTLVDIRLQRVVRKNVFRIDEMTSPTIPVDFKKTLPGNEIVE
- a CDS encoding DUF2971 domain-containing protein; the protein is MIENGTLWAAIPHSFNDPFDCNASIFSGIAGNALDNFEKQNKAASWIITLKKSVDYGFPFFGMSMFKRKELLKRVEQSKSLDYVLGLFKKIEDRAPVKIKRVRSTDVIRAIEKKLSEIGVVSLSETDKNMLMWSHYSDNHRGYCLGYEINDAVYCKPVQYTKKFPELDMDSVKAQFSYALTTSRNDATTTISVGIDDKNLKTVIYTKSDEWAYEREWRYVTQAGGKEIPYPGLLREVIFGLRCDIEYRTKIIKAVRKNTPNVTFKKIETRRNSFLLETESLKA
- the fabD gene encoding ACP S-malonyltransferase, encoding MKIAIVFPGQGSQFVGMGKDLYDNFEEARAIYKEASDALGYDVAGLSFNGPEEELNKTFRTQPALLTASYAAFVILKNKGVNPAFMAGHSLGEYTTLPASGILSFKETVKLTEKRGQFMQEAVPEGKGLMAAILGLERAQVDGICASVKSGYVSSANYNSPGQVVIAGEKSAVEEAMSLAKEAGAKRALPLAVSVPSHCQMMSPASQRLSELLNTLEFSAPKVPLINNADAKILNAPAEIKDSLVRQLNSPLLWEDTVLLMVKNGVNVILEVGPKNVLTGLIKRIDKDVKTLNAGDAKGIDEAIGILS